A genome region from Pan troglodytes isolate AG18354 chromosome 3, NHGRI_mPanTro3-v2.0_pri, whole genome shotgun sequence includes the following:
- the FAM200B gene encoding protein FAM200B: MDHFFIKRKRNSEVKYTEACSSSSVESGIVNSDNIEKNTDSNLQTSTSFEPHFKKKKVSARRYNEDYLKYGFIKCEKPFENDRPQCVICNNILANESLKPSKLKRHLETQHAELIDKPLEYFQRKKKDIKLSTQFLSCSTAVSEKALLSSYLVAYRVAKEKIANTAAEKIILPACLDMVRTIFDDKSADKLKTIPNDNTVSLRICTIAEHLETMLITRLQSGIDFAIQLDESTDIGSCTTLLVYVRYAWQDDFLEDFLCFLNLTSHLSGLDIFTELERHIVGQYKLNWKNCKGITSDGTATMTGKHSRVIKKLLEVTNNGAVWNHCFIHREGLASREIPQNLMEVLKNAVKVVNFIKGSSLNSRLLETFCSEIGTNHTHLLYHTKIRWLSQGKILSRVYELRNEIHFFLIEKKSHLASIFEDDTWVTKLAYLTDIFSILNELSLKLQGKNSDVFQHVEHIQGFRKTLLLWQVRLKSNRPSYYMFPRFLQHIEENIINENILKEIKLEILLHLTSLSQTFNHFFPEEKFETLRENSWVKDPFAFRNPESIIELNLVPEEENELLQLSSSYTLKNDYETLSLSAFWMKVKEDFPLLSRKSVLLLLPFTTTSLCELGFSILTQLKTKERNGLNCAAAMRVALSSCVPDWNELMNRQAHPS, from the coding sequence ATGGatcatttctttattaaaagAAAGAGGAATAGTGAAGTGAAATACACAGAAGCATGTTCAAGTTCATCTGTTGAATCTGGAATTGTGAATAGTGACAATATTGAGAAAAATACTGACTCCAATCTGCAAACTTCAACTTCATTTGAGccacatttcaaaaagaaaaaagtaagtgcAAGACGTTATAATGAAGATTACTTAAAATATGGCTTTATCAAATGTGAAAAACCCTTTGAAAATGACAGACCTCAGTGTGTTATTTGTAATAATATTCTTGCGAATGAAAGCTTAAAACCTTCGAAATTAAAAAGGCACTTAGAAACTCAGCATGCTGAACTTATTGATAAGCCtcttgaatattttcaaagaaagaaaaaagacataaagtTATCAACACAATTTCTTAGTTGTTCTACTGCTGTTAGTGAGAAAGCCTTATTATCATCATATTTAGTTGCATATCGTGTGGCAAAAGAGAAAATAGCTAACACAGCTGCTGAAAAAATTATTCTTCCAGCATGTTTGGATATGGTGCGTACAATATTTGATGATAAATCAGCTGATAAATTAAAAACTATACCTAATGATAACACAGTATCTCTTCGAATTTGTACTATTGCAGAACATTTAGAAACAATGCTTATTACTCGTTTACAGTCTGGTATAGATTTTGCAATCCAGCTTGATGAAAGCACTGATATTGGAAGCTGCACAACACTTTTAGTTTATGTCAGATATGCGTGGCAAGATGATTTTTTGGaggattttttgtgttttttaaatttaacctcACACCtaagtggtttagatatttttacagaattagaaaggCACATAGTTGGCCAATATAAATTAAACTGGAAAAACTGTAAAGGAATTACAAGTGATGGCACAGCAACCATGACTGGAAAACATAGCagagtaattaaaaaattactagaaGTTACTAATAATGGTGCTGTGTGGAATCATTGTTTTATACATCGTGAAGGTTTAGCATCCAGAGAAATTCCACAGAATCTCATGGAAGTATTGAAAAATGCAGTGaaagttgttaattttattaaaggaAGCTCATTGAATAGCCGGCTTCTTGAAACATTTTGTTCAGAGATTGGAACTAATCATACCCACTTACTATATCATACCAAAATTCGTTGGTTGTCTCAAGGGAAAATACTAAGCAGGGTTTATGAGCTCAGGAATGAGATTCACTTTTTtctcattgaaaaaaaatctcatttggcAAGTATTTTTGAAGATGATACTTGGGTAACAAAATTGGCATATTTAACTGATATTTTTAGCATTCTTAATGAACTGAGTTTAAAACTACAGGGGAAAAACAGTGATGTATTCCAACATGTTGAACATATCCAGGGATTTCGAAAGACATTATTGTTATGGCAAGTAAGACTTAAAAGTAATCGTCCTAGCTATTACATGTTTCCAAGATTTTTGCAGCATATTGAAGAGAATAttattaatgaaaacattttgaaagaaataaaattagagatattGTTGCATCTCACTTCTCTGTCTCAAACTTTTAACCATTTCtttccagaagaaaaatttgaaacattAAGGGAAAACAGTTGGGTAAAAGATCCATTTGCTTTTCGAAACCCTGAATCAATAATTGAGCTAAACTTGGTGCCTGAAGAAGAGAATGAATTATTGCAGCTTAGTTCTTCATATACATTGAAGAATGATTATGAAACCTTAAGTTTATCAGCATTTTGGATGAAGGTAAAGGAAGACTTTCCATTGTTAAGTAGAAAGAGTGTCCTGCTATTGCTACCATTCACAACAACTAGTTTGTGTGAACTAGGGTTTTCCATCTTAACGCagttaaaaacaaaggaaagaaatgggcTGAATTGTGCAGCAGCTATGCGGGTAGCATTATCTTCCTGTGTTCCAGACTGGAATGAACTTATGAACAGGCAAGCACACCCATCATAG